TCTGTACGAGGGCCTGGACGCGATGCCGCAGGGCGGCACCACACCCACGCCCGGAGATACCCGGCATGGAAACCTCGCTCTCAGTCCACGGAGAGGTGGGGTTGCAAGGCCTGGGTAGGTCTCCTGGCTCGTGGATTCAGAACGCCTGACGGCGTTCAGCGCCGCCTCCACCTTCCCCGACGCGAAGGCGTCGAGTGGTTACGTCGGAGGCAGCTCCCCACTTACAGTGGCGGGACCGCGCCGGATTCACACCGGCTTCCCTGTTATGCCCGTGCTGGCGGGCACCCATGGCTGGAATTCAGTTGTCGCGCGCCAAGTACCGGAGGTGATGGGACGCTGTCAACGGAATGCGCACATTCCTCACGGTGCGTTCGGGCCAACGTCCGCCAAAGACAGCGGCGCGTTGGCGATGGCGGCGGTGGAGTACTCATCCGCGCCGACATCGTTGGTGGAGCGGATCTGCCCATCCACGTCTTCCGCGACATAGGCGTACGTGCCCACGGCCGTGTTGATGGCGGGGCTCGTGGAGGACAGCTTCTGCAGGCCGTTGCTCGTGGTCAGTGACGGATTCACGTTGCGGAGCTCACTGCTCGTCCGCGACCTGTTGTTCAGGGTGGCGCCGTACCCGATGTTGCCCTGGAAGAGCGTGTTGCTCGTCTTGGTCTCGTTGTAGAGCGTGCCCGTCGTGTTCCGGATGAGATTGTTGGCGACCTTCGAGTCCACCGGCGCGTACGTGTATTTCTTCCCGATGACGAGCCCCGTGGTGCTGTTGACGACCGTGTTGTTCACGACCTCGGCCCGGTAGACCTTCCAGTGCTTGCTCAGATCCGTGCTGGTGTAGCTGCTGGAGTTCGGCCCACCGTCGAAGTCGCCCCCGTCGATGAGGAGCGCATCGTCGGTCAGCTTCTCCAGGTAGTTGTTGTAGACCTTGTGGTCGGTTCCGTAGATGCGGATGCCTCCCACGCCGGTCTTGGTACCGTCACCCAGGATGAAGTTGCCGTAGATGCTGTTGTAGTTGCCGTGGCGCGCGGTGAGCTGTCCCTGCGAGTTGAGGACCGTGTTGTAACGGATCGTGTTGTGGCCGCTCTTGATCGAGATGAACTCCGGGTCCCCGTCGCAGCGCTCGAACAGGTTGTACTGCACGGTGGCGTAGGCATCGAGCATCGACACGGCGGACAGGCCCATGCGGAGGGTCTCCAGCCCGTTGGCGAGGCGCGGTCCGATGTCGTGGAAATAGTTGTACTCAATCACATCATACTGGGTCATCTGGGTGGAATAGTTGCCATCCATGGCGATGACCGGACCCGGGTCGCTCTTTCCTCCGAAGTCGTTGTGGTCGATCCGGTTGTGATGGCTTCCGCTCCCCTTGAGCATCAACCACTTCACCTCGGTACCGTTCTCGGTCAGGTCGAAGGTGTTCCGGGTGACCCGGACGTTGTTGGAGCCGTCGAGCACGATGGCGCTCGCGCCGGTGTTGGTGAACTTCAGGCCCTCGATGACGACGTAGGAGGAGCCGGACACGCTGATGGAGGCGTCGCCGGAGATGATGGCCTGGCCCCGGTTCGCGGCCTTGAGTGTGATGGGATTGGAGGCGGTCCCATTCTTGTTCTGGATGCTGAAGGCACCGCTCTTCGTGTAGGTGCCGTTCGCCAGGACGATGGTCGTGCCCGCGGTCGCGTTGGCGAGGGCCGTGATGAGCTGGGCGGCGGTGGCAACGTTCACGACGTTGCCCGGCGCCTCCGCGGCGCTGCCGTGGATCTCCACTTCGAGGTAGCTGTTCCAGGCATTGGAGGTATTGCCATACCCCACGAGCCTCACGTAGCGCGCGGACGCCACATCCGTGAAGTCGAAGGTCTGAAGGCTACCCGTCAGGCTGCTCGTCACGTTCGAGCGCACCGTGGAGAACGTGGTGCCATCCGTGGAGGTCTGGATGTCGAAGGTGAACGTCCGGGATGCGCCGTTCAGGAAGGCGATCTTCACATAGGCCACCTTCTTGTTGGCGCCCAGGTCGAACCGGATCCACTGCCCATCACCCTCCGCCGACCAGCGGGTGGTCAAATCCCCGTCGACGGTATAGGCCGGGAGGTTGCCGTCATCCGAGCTCGCGGTGACGGAGGTTCCCGGGATGGAGAACTTCTCATCCGCCGCGAATCCCAGGGAAGGAGCCAGTGTCAGGAGCAGGCTCGAGCCAATCACAAGCTTCCGATGTGCCATTCGCATTCCTCTCACCCTCTTCGGGGTTCCGTGCTTGCTGGTGATGAACCACTGTGCTTCACCGTGTCGGGCGGCTATCCCTTATTCTCATGATTTCCATGGTTGCGGCAGGAATTTAATCTTCCTGGGAGTATGAGCGGTTTGCACTCCGGCTCTGGGTTGATGCATCATTCAGGTTCCCCCCCCCTTGTAAGGAGTTCCGCATGAACCTGGAGAGGCTGAAGCTCGTTTCGGGACTGGTGCTGGCGCTGACCGTCGCGGTGGCGGTGCCGCTGGCCACGAATGCTCAGGTGGAGCAGTCCCCCGTGGCGCCGGCCGTATCGCAGCCGAGCTCCGACCACAGTGCCTGCAAGGCCGACAAGGAGAAGCTCCTCATGTCGCGGGCGAAGAACGGCATCGCCGCCGATGCTCCCGTGCCGCTCTTCTCCGAGGAGCCGGTGGGCCTGTTGGGTTACTGCTCCTACGACTGTTCCTCGTGCTCCAGCTCCAGGGAGTGTGCCGCTCGCGGTGCGGGGTCCTGCTACTCCATCTGTCCGTAGCCGGTCCGGTGCACGGGGGCTGCCGAGCCGAAGCAAGGGCTCGGCGGCCCGTGTGGCACTGGCCCTCGTCCCCTCCACGTCTCCATCTTCCTGGGGAGATGCTCGCGAGGAGGACGCTCATGACGCACGACGAACTCTTGTCCCATGTTGCCGAACACGCCGGGCTCCCTGGCCTGGAAGCGGCGGAGCGGACCGTTCGCGCGGTACTCGAGGTCATCGGTGAGCGCCTGGCCTGGCCCGTCGTCCAGTCCCTGGCGGAGGATCTCCCGGAGCCGCTAGCCGCGGGCTTGCGCGGCGTAACCCCCCATCAGGTCTTCAACCTCGCGGAACTCCATGCGCGCGTCGCGAGCCGGCTCGAGGTGCGACTCGGACTCGCCATGGAGTACACCGGCGTCGTCTGTCAGTTCCTCGCGGAGACCCTGTCTCCCGGGACGCTGCACCAGCTCCGTGAGGCACTGCCCGAGCCGATGAGCGCCCTCTTCACTCCTCGTGAGCCTGGCGAGCCCTTCGAGTACGTCCACCTCGACCCTGGCCGCCGCACACTCGCCGAGGGCCGGCCGGGGAGCCAGCACCCCGTGTCCGAGTTCCATGCCGACACGGCGCACACGCACTCCGTGGCTCGGGAGGACAACCCGCACGAGGACACGAAGCTCTCCAGTTCCAGCGGGCTCACCCAGGAGCGGGAGCAGGAGACGCTCGCGGCCGGACACCCGGGCCCGAATCATTCCTGACAACCCCCGCGAGCCCCGGGTGCCTCTCCCAAAGCACCCAGGGCCCGCGGGCCCGTCGACGACCGTTACACTCCGCTCTCGCGGAGGGGCCATCGAGCCACGAGCACCGATGCCCGCCAGAGACCGGGCCCGTGGTGCGCCTGCCAACCGACGGTCCCCTTCCATGTAACTGATGGGTCTGACATGCCCGCGTGGCCCTCTCCCGTCGGGGGCACGCCAACGGGCTGTCACCGTCCCATGTATCGTTCGAGCCAGGCCGCGGCCGCGGCGGCTCCTACACACACCATACGAGGGCAGAGACATGGGCATGCTGAAGGACAAGGTGGTTCTGGTGACGGGGGCGAGCTCGGGCATTGGCTGGGCCACGGCCATCGCGCTCGCGGCGGAGGGCGCCCGGGTCGTCGCGAGCGCGCGGCGCGAGGCCAGGGGCCGTGAGCTCGTCGCGCTCATCCAGGAGCGCGGCGGAGAGGCCACCTGGGTCTGCGCCGACATGCAGGTCGAGCGGGACATCGAGGCGCTCGTCCAGGCGGCCGTCTCGAAGTACGGCCGCATCGACGCCGCCTTCAACAACGCCGGGAGCGGCATGATGAAGCCGCTCGCCGAGATGACCAACGAGGACTACGAGCTCCTCATGAACATCAACCTGCGCGGCACGTTCTGGTGCGTGAAGCATCAGATCAACGCGATGCTCGCGACGGGGGGCGGGTCCATCGTCAACTGCGCCTCCGTGGGGGCGGCGCGGGCCCTGCCGGGGCTCTCCGTCTACAGCGCCACCAAGGCGGGCATCGCCGCGCTCTCGCGTGGCGCGGCGATCGACTACGCGCAGAAGGGCATCCGGGTGAACTCGGTGAGCCCCGGGGTCATCGAGTCGGAGATGGCCACCGACGGCTGGCGCCTGAATGAGCCTCAGGGCCGCGCCTTCGCCGCCTCGCTCCACCCGATGAACCGCGTGGGGACTCCCGACGAGGTGGCCTCGCTCGTCGTCTTCCTGTGCGGCGACAAGTCCTCGTTCATCACCGGCGAGGACTTCGCGGTCGACGGCGGCCTGTGCGCGTCGGGAATGTCAGCCGGCATGCTGTCGCGTGCGAGCTGACACCCCGGCACGTCTCTGGCTGGCGTTCAGTACACGTTGTACTTGCGGCGAAGCGCCTCGTGCTCCTCGGCGTTGCGCGAGGGGTGCAGGCGCCGCTCGGCGTCGTGGAGGTAGTACCAGAACTCGCTCGGCTTGGGCGCGAGCGCGGCCTGGAGCGACTCCACCGAGGGGGCGCCGATGGGACCCGGCGGCAGCCCCTTGCGGTGGCGCGAGTTCCACGGGTCCGAGGTGTCGCGCAGGCGCTGGAGGAACGCCAGGCGGTCGTTCCACTCGGCCAGCTCGTAGCGGGAGGTCGCGTCCACCCCCAGGGGGAAGCCCTTGTCCACGCGCTTCCAGAGGATGCCCGCCACCAGCGGACGCTGGGCCGGCACGGGCTCCTCGCGCTCCAGCATCGAGGCCATCACCACCACCTCGTGGAGGCTGCGCCCGCTGCGCTCGATGGCCGCCTTCTGGGGGGCGTAGAAGCGCTCGGTGAAGGTGTCCAGCTGGCGCTGGATGAGCTCCTCCACCTTGAAGGCGCCGGGCACCACCCGGTAGGTCTCCGGGTAGAGGTAGCCCTCGAGCGTGGCCCGGGGCAGGGTGAAGGGCGCGGTGAAACGCGCGGGCTGGCTGGCGGCGGCGATGTAGGCGCCGGGCTTGATGAGGCCCGCCGTGACCAGGGCCGCGTCGGTGTCGCGCAGACGCCAGCCCTCGACGATGACGAAGGGGACGTCATCGGGGATGGGGTTGCCCTCGAGCGCGGTGGCGATCTCCGCCATCGTCATCGACGGGCTCACCGCGTGACGACCCGCCTTGGGGGCGAACGAGCCGCGGCGGAAGAGGTGCCAGCGCCAGAGCCGGGCATCGCGAATCAGGCCCTGTGACGCGAGCTGGGGGCCCAGGCCGCGTCCGGTGACTCCCTTGGACACGGTGAACTCCACGGTGGGGGCGCCCGGCGGAGCCGCGGCCTGCTTCACCTGGCTCTCCGCCCAGAAGAAGGTGCCGGCGACCCCGCCCGCGGCGAGGACGACGAGGACCAGGAGGACGAGAAGAATGCGCTTCATCACCTACGCAGGTTAGCACCCGCGCGCGTCCGCGAGGCCCAAAGTGCAAGGCTCTCTTCTCTTCCTGGACAGCAGGCGGGCTGAAGAGGGCACGGGTCAACGCCTCGCCTGGCCGCCGGGGACAAAGTGTCGCCGGGCCCGCGTACAACCGGACATTCCGGCGGGCCCCCGCGCTCTCCGCCCTGGACAGGTTCTCGGGACAGGCGCGGCATGGCGGTTGCTCGGATGCACGGCAGGAGGGACATCGTGGGATTGGAATCCTTCATCCGGCTCGCCCGGGAACAGGGGGCGAGCGACATCCACCTCGAGGGGGAGATGCCCCTGGCGCTCCGGGTGCGAGGTGCGCTGCGGCTCGTCGGCGAGCCGGTGTCGTCCTCCGTGCTCACCGCCATGGCCCGCGACATCATCGGTGACGCCGGCTGGCCCGACTTCATCGAGCGCTGCTCGTATGACGTCTCGCGCACGGTGATGGGGCAGCGCTGCCGCATCAACATCCTGCGCAGCGCGCGCGGCGTGGGCTTCGCCATCCGCTTGCTGGCTTCCGCCCAGGCCACGCTGAGGAAGCTCAACCTCCACCCCGACCTGCGCCGCTTCGTCGAGCCGGCCCATGGCCTGCTCCTGGTGAGTGGACCCACCGGCTCGGGCAAGACGTCCACGCTCGCGGCGCTGCTGCAGGAGATCAACCTGAGCGAGGCCCGCCACATCATCACGGTGGAGAGCCCCATCGAGTACGCGCTGGTGCCGCGCCTGTCCTTCATCCGCCAGCGCGAGGTGGGCAGGGACACGCCCTCCTTCGAGCAGGCGCTCATCGACGCGCTCCGGGAGGATCCGGATGTCCTCATGGTGGGGGAGATGCGCGAGCCGGAGGTGATGCGCCTGACGCTGAGCGCGGCGGAGACGGGGCACCTCGTGCTCGCGACCGTGCACTCGGCGAGCGCCGCCGAGGCCCTCCAGCGCGTGGTGTTGGCCTTCCCTCCGGAGGTGCAGGGCGCGGTGTGCGCCCAGCTCGCGGATTGCCTCGTCGGAGTGGTGTGTCAGCGGCTGCGCTACCGGCCGGACCTCGGCATCCGCGTGCCCGAGTGCGAGGTGCTCCCGGGCAGCACCCCGGTGAAGAGCCTCGTGCGCCAGGGGCACTTCTTCAAGCTCCCCTCCGCCATCGAGACGGGCGCAGCGGACGGCTCCTGGACGTTCACCCGCTACGCGGAGTGGCTGGAGCGGAAGACGGACTGGCACCAGCCCTCCACCGCCGAGGAAGCCCCGGCCGAGCCGCATTCCGAGCCGGCTCCGCGGCTTCGCGCTCCGCCGCCGGCCCGGCCCACCGAGCCCCTCTCCCGCCCGCCGCCTCCGCCCAGGCCGAAGCGCGTCGCGCGGGAGGACGCGCGGCCCGCGCCTTCCTCCTCCGAGGAGGGTGTCTTCGTCCTCGACGAGGAGGCGCAGGACGATCTGTCGGCGCTCGTCCGCGAGCTGGAGCGGGGTGGCTCCGGCTCCCGAGGTGGTTCCGGCTCCAAGGAGTAGTCGCTCCTCCTTCTCCCCGAGCATTCAAGGGGAGGGGACGAAGCGCACGTCCATCCAGTAGTTGGCGTCCTTGTAGGAGGACGAGGGGAAGCCGCCGCCCGTCCGATAG
This is a stretch of genomic DNA from Archangium violaceum. It encodes these proteins:
- a CDS encoding type IV pilus twitching motility protein PilT, which codes for MGLESFIRLAREQGASDIHLEGEMPLALRVRGALRLVGEPVSSSVLTAMARDIIGDAGWPDFIERCSYDVSRTVMGQRCRINILRSARGVGFAIRLLASAQATLRKLNLHPDLRRFVEPAHGLLLVSGPTGSGKTSTLAALLQEINLSEARHIITVESPIEYALVPRLSFIRQREVGRDTPSFEQALIDALREDPDVLMVGEMREPEVMRLTLSAAETGHLVLATVHSASAAEALQRVVLAFPPEVQGAVCAQLADCLVGVVCQRLRYRPDLGIRVPECEVLPGSTPVKSLVRQGHFFKLPSAIETGAADGSWTFTRYAEWLERKTDWHQPSTAEEAPAEPHSEPAPRLRAPPPARPTEPLSRPPPPPRPKRVAREDARPAPSSSEEGVFVLDEEAQDDLSALVRELERGGSGSRGGSGSKE
- the mltG gene encoding endolytic transglycosylase MltG, which produces MKRILLVLLVLVVLAAGGVAGTFFWAESQVKQAAAPPGAPTVEFTVSKGVTGRGLGPQLASQGLIRDARLWRWHLFRRGSFAPKAGRHAVSPSMTMAEIATALEGNPIPDDVPFVIVEGWRLRDTDAALVTAGLIKPGAYIAAASQPARFTAPFTLPRATLEGYLYPETYRVVPGAFKVEELIQRQLDTFTERFYAPQKAAIERSGRSLHEVVVMASMLEREEPVPAQRPLVAGILWKRVDKGFPLGVDATSRYELAEWNDRLAFLQRLRDTSDPWNSRHRKGLPPGPIGAPSVESLQAALAPKPSEFWYYLHDAERRLHPSRNAEEHEALRRKYNVY
- a CDS encoding chondroitinase-B domain-containing protein, whose translation is MAHRKLVIGSSLLLTLAPSLGFAADEKFSIPGTSVTASSDDGNLPAYTVDGDLTTRWSAEGDGQWIRFDLGANKKVAYVKIAFLNGASRTFTFDIQTSTDGTTFSTVRSNVTSSLTGSLQTFDFTDVASARYVRLVGYGNTSNAWNSYLEVEIHGSAAEAPGNVVNVATAAQLITALANATAGTTIVLANGTYTKSGAFSIQNKNGTASNPITLKAANRGQAIISGDASISVSGSSYVVIEGLKFTNTGASAIVLDGSNNVRVTRNTFDLTENGTEVKWLMLKGSGSHHNRIDHNDFGGKSDPGPVIAMDGNYSTQMTQYDVIEYNYFHDIGPRLANGLETLRMGLSAVSMLDAYATVQYNLFERCDGDPEFISIKSGHNTIRYNTVLNSQGQLTARHGNYNSIYGNFILGDGTKTGVGGIRIYGTDHKVYNNYLEKLTDDALLIDGGDFDGGPNSSSYTSTDLSKHWKVYRAEVVNNTVVNSTTGLVIGKKYTYAPVDSKVANNLIRNTTGTLYNETKTSNTLFQGNIGYGATLNNRSRTSSELRNVNPSLTTSNGLQKLSSTSPAINTAVGTYAYVAEDVDGQIRSTNDVGADEYSTAAIANAPLSLADVGPNAP
- a CDS encoding DUF2267 domain-containing protein, with product MTHDELLSHVAEHAGLPGLEAAERTVRAVLEVIGERLAWPVVQSLAEDLPEPLAAGLRGVTPHQVFNLAELHARVASRLEVRLGLAMEYTGVVCQFLAETLSPGTLHQLREALPEPMSALFTPREPGEPFEYVHLDPGRRTLAEGRPGSQHPVSEFHADTAHTHSVAREDNPHEDTKLSSSSGLTQEREQETLAAGHPGPNHS
- a CDS encoding SDR family NAD(P)-dependent oxidoreductase — encoded protein: MGMLKDKVVLVTGASSGIGWATAIALAAEGARVVASARREARGRELVALIQERGGEATWVCADMQVERDIEALVQAAVSKYGRIDAAFNNAGSGMMKPLAEMTNEDYELLMNINLRGTFWCVKHQINAMLATGGGSIVNCASVGAARALPGLSVYSATKAGIAALSRGAAIDYAQKGIRVNSVSPGVIESEMATDGWRLNEPQGRAFAASLHPMNRVGTPDEVASLVVFLCGDKSSFITGEDFAVDGGLCASGMSAGMLSRAS